The genomic DNA TGCTTGGTGCTTTAGCAGCCGCCATCGCAAATACAAATTTAACTGCTATCTTGATAAATGCTTTGAGTAAATTCCTTAGCTCAAATAAAGTGATTTTTATACTAACTATTGCATTTATAGCGTGCTTATCTCAAAATTTAATCCCAGTTCACATAGCTTTTATACCTATTTTGATCCCGCCACTTCTTGCCATTATGAACAAAATGGGAATAGATAGACGTGCCGTAGCTTGTGCTTTGACATTTGGTCTTCAAGCACCTTATGTAAGCCTTAGCGTTGGCTTTGGTCTGCTTTTTCACAATATCTTAAAAAAAGAGCTAGCAAATAACGGCATAACCACATCTATTTCTGATATCTCTTCTGTTATGTGGATAGGTGGCGCTTCTATGCTTATCGGACTTATCCTTGCCATACTTTTTTATGGTAAAAAAAGAGCTTATAAAACTTCAAAATTTGAAAAAGAAGAGCTTGATGAGATCGAGCGCGCAAAAAGCCTTGAGATGACTAAAAAAGAGTGGGCGGTTTTAGCTGGTGCAGTTGTGGCTTTTGGTGTGCAAATTTATACTGAGCTGCTACCTCTTGGCGCACTACTTGGACTTTTGGTTATGGTTGTTTTTGGCGGTATCGAATACAAAAAAGTAGATAAGATTATGGATAACGGCCTTGCTATGATGGGATTTATCGCTTTTATCATGCTAGTTGCTGCAGGTTATGGCACTATCTTAAGGGAGAGTGGCGGAATAGACGAGCTTGTAAAATACGCTAGCTTGGTATCTGGCGGCAAGATAGGTGGAGCACTTTTGATGCTTCTTATTGGTCTTCTCGTTACGATGGGCATAGGCACTAGCTTTGGTACGATACCTATTTTAGCTTCTATCTATGTGCCACTTTGTCTTAATCTTGGCTTTGGCGTACCAGCCATCATCTTGCTAGTTGGTATCGCTGCAGCTCTAGGAGATGCTGGAAGCCCAGCAAGCGATAGCACACTTGGGCCGACAAGCGGTCTAAATGCTGATGGTGAGCACAACCACATATATGATACTTGTGTGCCTACATTTGTATTTTTCAATATCCCACTCATCATCGGTGGCATCGTAGGTGCAATGATACTTGGATAAAATTTGGCGTTAATTACGCCAAATTTCTTTTTATTTCTTCTGCTTTTTATCAATATAAATTTTTGGAACATCTTTTGCTTTTGAAAAATATAAAAATTTAAAATGCAAAAAGGATAAGTCAATGATGAGATCACTTTGGTCTGGTGTTTCAGGCCTACAAGCCCACCAGATAGCCATGGACGTAGAGGGCAACAACATCGCAAACGTCAATACTTATGGTTATAAATACAACCGTGCAAACTTTGCTGATATACTAAGCCAAACTCCAAGAGTTGCTACTGCTCCACAAGGTCAGCTAGGCGGTCAAAACGCTATGCAAATAGGTCTAGGAACGACTATAAACTCAACTACAAGAATTTTCTCTCAAGGCACACTAACATCTACTGATAAGCCAACAGACCTTGGACTTCAAGGAAATGGTTTCTTCGTCGTATCTCCAGATGGTGGAACTACAAGATACTACACAAGAAATGGTGACTTTGTCCGTGATAAAGCGGGAAATTTTGTAAACAATAGCGGATATATAGTTCAAGGTTGGACAAGAGATGAAGAGACTGGCACTATCGACTCAACAGGTCCGATAAAAAATATTGTGATCAAAGAGGGTCTTACAACTCCGGCAAGAGCTACAACAGAAGTAAAGATAAAAGGCAACCTTGACTCAGGCAACACCATCGACCAAAGAAGCACTCCTATTTATTCACTAGATTCGGTTGCTGGTGGACGTGACTATAACAATGACGGAATTTTAGATCCAAACGAAGTCCACAACGAGAATGATGTAAATAACGATCAGTTTTATACGAACTCAAGAAAAGAACAAAGCCTAACAGAGCGTGGCGTAGATCTAGGTGTTACATTTGATGAGCTTGGAAATGGCCTTGCTTTAAGAGATGGACAAGGTATCTGGGTAAGCTACGCAAATGCTAAAACTGAAAAATTTACTATAGGTAGTGGATTACCAAATAATATTGGTTCACTTACTAATGGAACTGCAAAAAAATTAAATATAACATTAAATGGTGTAAATATAACCGGAGATGTAACAAATATAAGTGATGTTGCAGCCGCTATTAACGCTCAATACAATAAAACTGGTGTTAGAGCTGAAATTTCAGAAGGTAATAAACTAACACTTATAAATAGAAATAATTCAGGTACTACAAAAGAGACAAAAAATATTCACTTAACTGTCAATACTGGTGATGAATTAGTAGCAGCAACGACAGCAATGGGAGTGGCAAATGGCGGTTTAAAAAATCGAGATATTATCACAGCTTATCAATATGTCTATACAAGTTCACAAACAACAGCAGTTCACGAATATAATGATGCGAAAGAAAGGCAAGTAACTACAACAGAAGATCTTCGTGCTGCTATGCAAAAAGATGCAAGGAACTACATTGACTACAACGGTGATGGTCAAATAAGAGCAAATTCAGACGCACTTGATGCTGCAAAACAAGCAATAGCGGCACATAGAAGAACGCCTGGAACTGGCGGGGCAGCCATAACTAGCACCGTATATCAAACAGCTTATAATACTGCTTATAACAATACAACTGGTACTCCGGATGCAAAACACGCAGCTGGTATCGCGGCACTTCAAGCACTTGCAGGTGATGATACAAATGATGGTGTAAAGATCACTGTAAATAAACTAGGTCAATTTCAACTAGAAAATCCATCAAACGAAGTAGCAGATCATGCACTTTATATGACAACAACTGGTCTTACAAAGCCAGCTCAAGGTACAAATAATTCAGCAGTAAATGAAAATGTGAGACTTACAACTATTATGAAAGCACTTGATGGCGCACTAAGCCCGGGCCAAGCTCTAAGAGCAAGTGGAAAGATGATGATGTCAAGCCACGGCTCAACGGCAGAAATTTTTGACTCACTTGGCTCAAAACACACAGTTAGTATCAAATGGACAAAGACAGGTACTACAACAGATGGCGGAACTGAGTGGAGCATGGTTATACAAGTACCAGAGCCAGCTAAGATAAACTACACAGGTGAAGGTCCAGATAACGTTATAACTGGAACAGCTAGATTTAACGCAAATGGCTCACTTGCAAGTTTCCATCCAGCAACGATAACATTTTCAGCTAACAACGGCTCACAAAGTGGCCAAAACATTAGTCTAAATTTTGGTCTTGGAACTGATTTTAACGGCTTAACAAGCTTTGATAAAGACTCATCAACTGAGTCAATCTCACAAGATGGCTACACAGGCGGCACATTAAACGGCATAAAAATAGATGAGACCGGAACGATAATAGGCTCATTTTCAAATGGTCAAAGCTTTGGCCTGGCTAAAGTAGCACTTGCTACCTTTACAAACAACGAAGGTCTTCAAAGCGAGGGCGGAAATGTCTTTTCACAAACTGCAAACTCAGGCGAAGCAGTCATCGGTGCAGCTGGCACAGGCGATAAGGGAACGATCGCAGCTTCAAAACTTGAAGCTAGTAACGTCGATCTAAGCCGTGCGCTAACAGATCTTATTGTTATCCAAAGAGGTTTCCAAGCAAACTCAAAAACGATCACAACAAGTGATGAGATGCTAAATACACTTCTTCAATTAAAACAATAACAACTAAGACTTTTACAAAAGGGAGCATTTGCCTCCCTTTGAAATTTATGCTTTAAATTTACAAATAAAATCAGCCTTATTTTTGTAAAATGCTAAAAAATTTTACAAAAGAGAAAAAATGCAAGTAACACTACTAAATCACACTCCACTAAATATCTGCTCTCACGCAATCCGAACATGCTGGCAAAGCTTTGAAAAAGGCGACAACGGTGGCGAAAAAGATATTGAGCTAATAGATAGAGTAGGCAATAAATTCAAACACGCATCAACACTAGAGCATCTTTACTACAACTTCTACATCCAAGGCATCTCTCGCGCACTACTTCAAGAGCTAGCTCGTCACCGCTTGGCAAGTCTAAGCGTCAAATCAACCCGCTACACGCTAAAAGAGCTAAAAAAAGAGGAAAAATTTGAAGTAGGGCAGTTTGAGCGTGCAGCTAAATTTATCGTACTAACAAATGACGAGCTAGTCGATAATGCAAGCATAAAAGCGCTTGAAAATTTACGTGAAATTTTAGCCTCAACTACAAAAAGCCTTGATATCGTTAAATACTGCCTGCCAGAGTGCTATAAAACTGAGCTTACATGGAGCATAAATGCTAGAAGCTTGCAAAATTTCATCTCTCTAAGAAGCTCAAAATCAGCTCTTTGGGAGATAAGAAATTTAGCAAATGCCATCTACGATGTCTTACCTGAAGAACATAAATTTATCTTTGAAAAATGCTTGCCAGAGGATGAGCAAAACTAGCATTTACGTTAGTGCGATTTGTGGTTTAGAAGTGATGAAACGAGCGCTAAATTTACTTTTGTAAAACGTAAAGAAGCTCGTCTACGTGGATGTTTCTGGCTTTTAAATTTCTACTGCCGCGGTAGGCGTTATACTTTTGGCGAAGTAGATGAACTTTGCCCATTTTATTTAGATTTTGATCAAATTCCTCTTGATTTATAAAGCCCTCTGAGTTAAACGAGACGAGGACAAATTTTGCCTTTAAATCTGATATGAGCTCAAAAAAAGCCTCGCTTGCTGATGATTTTTTATTAAAGACTGATCTGTTCCAGTCCTTTGTTATGCCTGAAACTTTTGAAATTTTACTTGGTTCAGTGTTGCTTGCGATGAGATTTAGCATGAAATAGTTTGAGCCGTATGGGTGCTGATTATAAGGCGGATCAAGATAGACTAGATCAAGCCCATCAAGCTCTTTTGCTAGTAAATTTGCGTCCTTTTGATAGACCTCAAATGGCACGCTAAAATTTGAGAAAATTGGCTTAGTCAAATTTATATCAGAAGTAATCCTTGAGATGGCGTTTTGCCCTTGTCCTCCAAACTGACCAATACCATCTTTATTTTTATGAAAACCTTTAAAAATTCCACTCGTATTTGCATGCACGCTTGCATTATAAAGTAGTGGAGCTATGAAAAATTTTCTCATCTCCTCTGGCATTAGCTCATCTATGAGCCTTCTAGCAGTGTCAATGAATATGGCATTTTTTCTAGTATAAAAAACTCTCTCGCCCTCGGTAATATTTTTATCATCTTGTGGGGCATAAATTCTTGTTATAAAGCCCTCAGAAAGGTTATCTTCTATCTCTTTTTCAAGCTTTTTTTGCCAGAAATTTATCTCATCTATTAGCTCATTTGTGGCGTTTTGCAAATAGCATGAGTTTGTGATGAAGCTGTAAAGTTCCAAGTCATTTGCGACTAGGAATTCGCTATTTTGCTTTAAAAACCTAGCCACCACGCCACTTCCACTAAAGAGATCACAGCAGCTAAGCTTTTCTTTTTTAAGTTCGTCTTTTGCGTATTTTACGCCTAGATCTATAAAGCCTAAAAGCGAGCGTTTGTTACCAAGATAGGTTAAAATTTGCTCTTTTAGATAGGCTTGATTTTCTTGTTTAGCTGGCTTCAAATCAGTGCTTTTTTAGTCCCATAGCATCAACGTCAAGCTTGATCTCATCGTTATTTATGATGACTAAGCCAAGATCAAGAATTTTCTTTGCTATGGCGTGTGCTTCATCAAGTGAGTGCATCTTGTAAGTACCGCATTGAAATTTATTTAGCTCTGGGATTTTATCTTGATCTTTGACTTCTAAAATATCTTTCATAGAGGTTAACCATGCCTTTTTTACAGCTTCTTCGCTAGGTGTGCCGATCACACTCATATAAAAGCCAGTTCTACAGCCCATCGGCGAGATGTCGATGATCTCTACGCCGTTGCCGTTTAGATGGTTTCTCATAAAGCCAGCAAAAAGGTGCTCTAAAGTGTGAGTGCCCTTTTCTGGCAAAATTTCTTCATTTGGCTTGCAAAATCTCAAGTCAAAAACACTGATATCATCACCCTTTGGCGTTTTCATACTTTTTGCTAGTCTTACTCCTGGGGCTTGCATTTTTACGTGATCTACACAAAAACTATCAAGTAATGGCATATCTTCTCCTTTAAATTTTTGGTAATTCTATCGTAAAAAATGTTTAAAAATTTAAAGGCTCATGAAAAATTTTACATAAGCCTTGTAATATCTGAATGTTTGTGAGTATTAAAATAACAAAACTTTTACTTACTATTATAAATTTCTCATATATTCCGTACTATAAATACCTTGAATACGTCTTTCCATGTCACCATACCAACTTTTTGGAAGAGTAGTAAGAGAGTTAAATTTCTCTAGTAAATTTAAATTTTCATTTGGTGTAAAAAAGAGCCTATTTATCTCTAAAATGCTCATATGAACTGGATCTTTTTCTATAACTTCTATCACATCGCCCACTTTGCACGATCCTGGAGTGATGACGCGGTAGTACCAGCCAGTAAGACCAGTTTCAAAGATGTGAGTAGCCATATTTTCATTACCCCATCTTTTCGAGAGCTTAAAGCAAGGCTTTCTAGGCTGCGATACTTGAAGGATTAGTGAGCCGATTTTATGTATATCACCTATACAGACACTACTCTCATCGAGTCCATCAATGCATAAATTCTCACCCATAGCTCCATAAGCCATATTTTTTAATCCTAAAAAACTCTCCCAATCGGCGTAATTTGCAAATGAATTTGCAAAAACTGCCTTTTCAGGGCCGCCATGGTGTTTTGTATCAGCGACACTATCACCCACAAAGCCAAGCTCATCTGCGAAAATTTCGCCATTTTGAGCTACTTTAAATATAGCTGAACTCCATGGTGTATTTAGCTTATTAGTAGCACTTTGCGAGCCGTAGTTTTTCACCTCACCAATTAGTAAAGCTTTTAATGTTGCCATCTTTTTCCTATCAAAATTTAGCTTATTCTTAAATTATTCGCATGAGTTAGCGCGATCGCGATTGCATCGGTAATATCAAGCGGTTTTATCTCTTTATTTATACCTAAAATTTTCTTCACCATAAACGCTACTTGCTCTTTGTCAGCTTTGGCCTTGCCAGTGACCGTCTTTTTCACCTGAAGCGGTGTATACTCGGCAAAATCGCCATGAAGCTGTAAAATTTTAAGGCTAAGTGCTCCGCGAAACTGAGCAAGCTTTAAAACCGTTTTTGGGTTGTAAGCAAAAAATATATCTTCGATCGCGACCTCGTCAAATTTATGGTTTTTAAAGATGAGATCAAGCCCCTCGCAAAGCTCGGTAATCTGATATTGAAGTGTGTTTGGTTTTATTTTTATGAGTCCTGCTTCAAGAAGAGTAGTTTTCAATTTATTTTTTTCAAGTATTGCATAACCACAATTCTTCGTACCTGGGTCAATTCCTAAAATTTTCATCACTATCTTTTCAATACTTTTTCACGACTTTTTCACGATGTGAAAAAGTTTGTCAGAGTTTAACAAAGGTTTTATTAAAATTAAGATAGTATCACTATAAAAATTCTCAAAATTTAAGGTATAAAAATTTGATAGCAGACGAAATTTTAGAAAATCTTTCAACACAAATTTCACCTGAAGAATACCAAAGTTATATCAAGCAATTAAAATTTAACGAAAAGGCTTCAGACGATCATATTATCGTATTTACTGCACCAAATGAATTGATGGCTAAATTTATAAATACAAGATATGCTGATAAAATCGCTCATCTATATGAAGTTAGAACAGGCATAAAACCAAATATAGAAATTTCATCTACTAAAAGTAGCAAGGTATCAAAACAAAATCAAATAAATGTTAAGCAGATAAAAACACAAAGTAGCATTTTAAATCCAAGCTACACATTTGAAAATTTTGTCTGTGGAGCTTCAAATCAATACGCATTTTTAAGTGCGAAAGCAGCCGCTGAAAAGCCTGGCGTACTTTATAATCCACTTTTTATATATGGTACGACGGGACTTGGCAAGACTCACTTACTTCAGTCAGTTGGAAATCACTGCCTAAATAAAGGAAAAACCGTTATTTGCGTAACTAGCGAACAGTTTATGATAGATTTTACCAGTCACATAAATAATCACTCAATGCCAAAATTTCGTGAGAAATATAGAAACTGCGATGTTTTACTAATAGACGACGTGCAGTTTCTTGGTAAAACTGATAAAATCCAAGAGGAATTTTTCAACACATATAATGAGCTTTTAGCAAAAAATGGTCAAATAGTTATGACTTCAGATCGACCTCCAAAGACACTAAAAGGCTTTGAGGATAGGATGATTTCAAGATTTGATAAGGCTTTTATGGCTGATATTACGCCACCTGAACTTGATACAAAAATAGCCATCATCATCAAAAAATGCGAGTTTGATAAAATCGATCTAAATAAAGAGGTCATAAACTACATAGCTACAAACATGGGAGATAATATCCGTGAGATCGAGGGAGCTATCATAAATTTAAACGTATTTAAAACTCTTATGAAAGAAGAGATCACACTTGATCTTGCAAAAAGTATATTAAAAGATCTGATCAAAGAAAAACGTGAAAATATAAATTTCGATACTATCGTTGAAATAGTTAGTAAAGAACTAAATATCAAACAAAGTGATATAAAAAGCAAATCAAGAGTTACAAATATCGTAGAAGCAAGACGAATCATCATATA from Campylobacter concisus includes the following:
- a CDS encoding Na+/H+ antiporter NhaC family protein, translated to MLIFNPVVFSILVMTILCLLRFNILLSILISTLFAGVMYKHGFSGFESGIINGIDSLFTALKETTQSLISGMQGNLETSLSYILLGALAAAIANTNLTAILINALSKFLSSNKVIFILTIAFIACLSQNLIPVHIAFIPILIPPLLAIMNKMGIDRRAVACALTFGLQAPYVSLSVGFGLLFHNILKKELANNGITTSISDISSVMWIGGASMLIGLILAILFYGKKRAYKTSKFEKEELDEIERAKSLEMTKKEWAVLAGAVVAFGVQIYTELLPLGALLGLLVMVVFGGIEYKKVDKIMDNGLAMMGFIAFIMLVAAGYGTILRESGGIDELVKYASLVSGGKIGGALLMLLIGLLVTMGIGTSFGTIPILASIYVPLCLNLGFGVPAIILLVGIAAALGDAGSPASDSTLGPTSGLNADGEHNHIYDTCVPTFVFFNIPLIIGGIVGAMILG
- the flgE gene encoding flagellar hook protein FlgE yields the protein MMRSLWSGVSGLQAHQIAMDVEGNNIANVNTYGYKYNRANFADILSQTPRVATAPQGQLGGQNAMQIGLGTTINSTTRIFSQGTLTSTDKPTDLGLQGNGFFVVSPDGGTTRYYTRNGDFVRDKAGNFVNNSGYIVQGWTRDEETGTIDSTGPIKNIVIKEGLTTPARATTEVKIKGNLDSGNTIDQRSTPIYSLDSVAGGRDYNNDGILDPNEVHNENDVNNDQFYTNSRKEQSLTERGVDLGVTFDELGNGLALRDGQGIWVSYANAKTEKFTIGSGLPNNIGSLTNGTAKKLNITLNGVNITGDVTNISDVAAAINAQYNKTGVRAEISEGNKLTLINRNNSGTTKETKNIHLTVNTGDELVAATTAMGVANGGLKNRDIITAYQYVYTSSQTTAVHEYNDAKERQVTTTEDLRAAMQKDARNYIDYNGDGQIRANSDALDAAKQAIAAHRRTPGTGGAAITSTVYQTAYNTAYNNTTGTPDAKHAAGIAALQALAGDDTNDGVKITVNKLGQFQLENPSNEVADHALYMTTTGLTKPAQGTNNSAVNENVRLTTIMKALDGALSPGQALRASGKMMMSSHGSTAEIFDSLGSKHTVSIKWTKTGTTTDGGTEWSMVIQVPEPAKINYTGEGPDNVITGTARFNANGSLASFHPATITFSANNGSQSGQNISLNFGLGTDFNGLTSFDKDSSTESISQDGYTGGTLNGIKIDETGTIIGSFSNGQSFGLAKVALATFTNNEGLQSEGGNVFSQTANSGEAVIGAAGTGDKGTIAASKLEASNVDLSRALTDLIVIQRGFQANSKTITTSDEMLNTLLQLKQ
- the thyX gene encoding FAD-dependent thymidylate synthase — its product is MQVTLLNHTPLNICSHAIRTCWQSFEKGDNGGEKDIELIDRVGNKFKHASTLEHLYYNFYIQGISRALLQELARHRLASLSVKSTRYTLKELKKEEKFEVGQFERAAKFIVLTNDELVDNASIKALENLREILASTTKSLDIVKYCLPECYKTELTWSINARSLQNFISLRSSKSALWEIRNLANAIYDVLPEEHKFIFEKCLPEDEQN
- a CDS encoding DNA adenine methylase; translated protein: MKPAKQENQAYLKEQILTYLGNKRSLLGFIDLGVKYAKDELKKEKLSCCDLFSGSGVVARFLKQNSEFLVANDLELYSFITNSCYLQNATNELIDEINFWQKKLEKEIEDNLSEGFITRIYAPQDDKNITEGERVFYTRKNAIFIDTARRLIDELMPEEMRKFFIAPLLYNASVHANTSGIFKGFHKNKDGIGQFGGQGQNAISRITSDINLTKPIFSNFSVPFEVYQKDANLLAKELDGLDLVYLDPPYNQHPYGSNYFMLNLIASNTEPSKISKVSGITKDWNRSVFNKKSSASEAFFELISDLKAKFVLVSFNSEGFINQEEFDQNLNKMGKVHLLRQKYNAYRGSRNLKARNIHVDELLYVLQK
- the luxS gene encoding S-ribosylhomocysteine lyase translates to MPLLDSFCVDHVKMQAPGVRLAKSMKTPKGDDISVFDLRFCKPNEEILPEKGTHTLEHLFAGFMRNHLNGNGVEIIDISPMGCRTGFYMSVIGTPSEEAVKKAWLTSMKDILEVKDQDKIPELNKFQCGTYKMHSLDEAHAIAKKILDLGLVIINNDEIKLDVDAMGLKKH
- a CDS encoding MOSC domain-containing protein, which encodes MATLKALLIGEVKNYGSQSATNKLNTPWSSAIFKVAQNGEIFADELGFVGDSVADTKHHGGPEKAVFANSFANYADWESFLGLKNMAYGAMGENLCIDGLDESSVCIGDIHKIGSLILQVSQPRKPCFKLSKRWGNENMATHIFETGLTGWYYRVITPGSCKVGDVIEVIEKDPVHMSILEINRLFFTPNENLNLLEKFNSLTTLPKSWYGDMERRIQGIYSTEYMRNL
- the ruvC gene encoding crossover junction endodeoxyribonuclease RuvC, which gives rise to MVMKILGIDPGTKNCGYAILEKNKLKTTLLEAGLIKIKPNTLQYQITELCEGLDLIFKNHKFDEVAIEDIFFAYNPKTVLKLAQFRGALSLKILQLHGDFAEYTPLQVKKTVTGKAKADKEQVAFMVKKILGINKEIKPLDITDAIAIALTHANNLRIS
- the dnaA gene encoding chromosomal replication initiator protein DnaA, which gives rise to MIADEILENLSTQISPEEYQSYIKQLKFNEKASDDHIIVFTAPNELMAKFINTRYADKIAHLYEVRTGIKPNIEISSTKSSKVSKQNQINVKQIKTQSSILNPSYTFENFVCGASNQYAFLSAKAAAEKPGVLYNPLFIYGTTGLGKTHLLQSVGNHCLNKGKTVICVTSEQFMIDFTSHINNHSMPKFREKYRNCDVLLIDDVQFLGKTDKIQEEFFNTYNELLAKNGQIVMTSDRPPKTLKGFEDRMISRFDKAFMADITPPELDTKIAIIIKKCEFDKIDLNKEVINYIATNMGDNIREIEGAIINLNVFKTLMKEEITLDLAKSILKDLIKEKRENINFDTIVEIVSKELNIKQSDIKSKSRVTNIVEARRIIIYLAKMLTTNSMPQIANYFGMKDHSAVSHNIKKINELIQTNEIFSLKVTELKNKILTKG